From Streptomyces asiaticus, one genomic window encodes:
- a CDS encoding SigE family RNA polymerase sigma factor, translated as MSSSNVLDFEEYVRNRQDALLRSARRLIPDPIEAQDLLQTALVRTYGRWDGIADKSLADAYLRRVMINTRTEWWRARKLDEVPTEQLPEASVDDGTEQHADRALLMDILAVLAPKQRSVVVLRHWEQMTTEETAEALGMSTGTVKSTLHRALARLRQELESRDLDARALGRQDGDTKPATNVRQHTGRVRRARQERGQERCAA; from the coding sequence ATGAGCAGCAGCAATGTTCTGGACTTTGAGGAGTACGTGCGGAATCGGCAGGACGCGCTGCTGCGCAGCGCCCGTCGGCTGATCCCCGACCCGATCGAGGCACAGGATCTGCTCCAGACCGCCTTGGTGCGCACCTACGGCCGCTGGGACGGCATAGCCGACAAGTCGCTCGCGGACGCCTATCTCCGACGCGTGATGATCAACACCCGTACCGAGTGGTGGCGCGCCCGCAAGCTGGACGAGGTGCCCACCGAGCAGCTTCCGGAGGCGAGCGTCGACGACGGCACCGAGCAGCACGCCGACCGCGCCCTGCTGATGGACATCCTTGCGGTGCTCGCTCCCAAGCAGCGCAGTGTCGTGGTGCTGCGACACTGGGAGCAGATGACGACCGAAGAGACCGCGGAGGCGCTCGGAATGTCGACCGGAACGGTCAAGAGCACGCTGCACCGGGCGCTGGCCCGGCTGCGGCAGGAGCTGGAGAGCCGCGATCTGGACGCCCGCGCGCTCGGCCGTCAGGACGGGGACACCAAGCCGGCCACCAACGTCCGGCAGCACACGGGTCGGGTCCGGCGCGCCCGCCAGGAGCGGGGGCAGGAACGGTGCGCGGCCTGA